AAAATTAAATACAGCCAGATAAGTGGTATCGGCTATGGTAGAGACAAACTGGTTGGCAGCCCTTTTTCCGTTACCCGAATTAACAGGACGGAATGATTTACATTGTCGCGCTACCCGGTTGAGTTCCTTTCTGGTCAGTAATTTTTCTGAGCGTTCTTTTATTTCGCTGTTGCCGCTATCGCTGTAATCATCTCCAAGGATCACTATTCCTGTAATGATGGAAGATGTGATCCTGGCCCTGTTTTCACCTTCGGAAACGCCATTGAGCAGAATGTGGTCGGCATCATTGTAATCGTACACATGGTCCAGCCACCAGCCATAATTCAATGAATTCAAAACATATTCGGTGGTTCCTTCCCTTAGATTGTCACTATACATTTTATTCCATGCATCACAACTGATACGGCGACTATGGGCATACTGCCCGGGAAAAACCGGAGCAATAGAAAGATTGACATACATTCCGGGCATATGCTCCCTGAACCAGTCGGCCAGCCATCTCATTCCATGATTGTAGGCCTGTATACCCGTTTGTACTGTCGGATCGAACCAAGAATCGGCTTCCATAGCCCCATGACCAAGAAAATCGATTTTTATGTAGTCGAATCCGGCTTGTTTAATTCTTCGCAGGAATTCTTTTTCCGTCCTGCTTTTTGTATCGGGATGAGTCGGGTCGATACACCATCCTCCGTCCAGTTTACGGGGTTGTCCACCGGCTTTTAATGCATACGGAGGGGCATTGCCGCCCCAATGCGAAAAAGGGACAAGATAAACGCCTGCCTTCTGTCCGCGTGCGTGGCAGCGGTCGACAAAAGCTTTTAAAGTCTGGTCATTGAAACCCGATTCATTCCAGTAAGAATCCAGTCCGATATATAAGGTCTGGTCTTCGCTCACGAATCCCCGGTTCTGGATGTTGCCGGCAATCCATGTCCCGGTTTGGTCCGAATTCGAATAATTGACCTTCGATTCAAGGGCGGCCCAACTGTTCCACCCAAACGGCTTCTTACCCTTCCATGCACCTTCCCATGCATAGTATTTAGGAGCCAGCAACCTGTTTGTTTTGCCGAAATCTTCCAGCCCGTCGCGCCAGTCAGCATAATACCCGATGAAAATTTTGGGAGATTTAATCTTTTTCAGGTTTACCTTTCCGTGTTCTATATGGTCGCGGGTCAGGCCGGTTGCTATACCCCCGTAGATTTCGAGCGAACGGATCCGGTTATCCGAGCATTTTGAAACAATACCCGTTTTCCATGTATCATGCTCCACCGAACCGATAATCAATCCGTTTCGGCTATCTTCATTATACAGCGCCGTTACTTCATAACTGGTGTTCTCCCTGTTGATATCGTTCGATTCGTAACGAATAAAATCATCGTTATCAAAAGGGACCATCAGCACCCTGTTTCCATTGTCGGGCAGGAAGGTATAAGGATCCATGCTTTTCAGAGGTGCCATGTAGTTGGATGCTATTGCTCCGGATGTTGTTTCCACCGAAAAATCCGTGAGTATATAATTCTGTGAACCATAGAGGTAGAAGTTTTGAATGACTTCCCAGTTGTTTACTTTTCCTGAGAACCTGACCCGGGTACCTCTGCCGGTTGCATCCTGAAATGGTGATGACGAAACGGTACCGTTCGTTAATGAATACCCGGTATTCCCGACTTTAAACAAAAGTTGCGCATTCTTAACGATATATGCAGTTTTATGGTAGATATTATATTTTCCCGTAACTGCGTCTATCTCCAGACGGTAATTGCCTGCTTCGATCGTTTCTGCCTGTATTTTCAGACAGAAAAAAAGGAAAATCCCTAAAAAGATTACCACTGTTTTTCTCATTTTATAATTTTCTGATTTTTATATTACGAAATGATACCTCATCAAAATGATCCTGCAAAGCGATTTTTCCTTTCGGAAATGTTGCAAAATCACGGCCATTGTATTGGTCGGCTCCACTCCATTTGCTGTTTTGTACCATGTCTTTCCAATGTTTGCTGTTCATATCTACTTGTGCGGTAATAATATCGTTCAGCCAAAAAGTTACTTTGCCTTTGTCTTTTAAGATCCTGACCTTATTCCACTCGCCTACAGGTTTTGGTTTTGATGTTTGCGAGGCTTCTATCAGGTCATACATAGCTCCCGCCAGATGTTTGGAATCATGCCGGTCAGCACCGTCTATATTATCCAGAATCTGCATTTCAACGCCTGTACTGGAGGCCCAACCATATTCTTTTCCTTCCCTGACACCGAAAAAGATACCGCTGTTACCTCCTTTACTGATCTTCCACTCGATCCGGAAATCGAAATTTTCAAATTCTTCATCTGTCACAAGATCCCAGCCTCGTTCTCCTTCCCTGATAATTTTAAAAT
This window of the Bacteroidales bacterium genome carries:
- a CDS encoding alpha-galactosidase, whose product is MRKTVVIFLGIFLFFCLKIQAETIEAGNYRLEIDAVTGKYNIYHKTAYIVKNAQLLFKVGNTGYSLTNGTVSSSPFQDATGRGTRVRFSGKVNNWEVIQNFYLYGSQNYILTDFSVETTSGAIASNYMAPLKSMDPYTFLPDNGNRVLMVPFDNDDFIRYESNDINRENTSYEVTALYNEDSRNGLIIGSVEHDTWKTGIVSKCSDNRIRSLEIYGGIATGLTRDHIEHGKVNLKKIKSPKIFIGYYADWRDGLEDFGKTNRLLAPKYYAWEGAWKGKKPFGWNSWAALESKVNYSNSDQTGTWIAGNIQNRGFVSEDQTLYIGLDSYWNESGFNDQTLKAFVDRCHARGQKAGVYLVPFSHWGGNAPPYALKAGGQPRKLDGGWCIDPTHPDTKSRTEKEFLRRIKQAGFDYIKIDFLGHGAMEADSWFDPTVQTGIQAYNHGMRWLADWFREHMPGMYVNLSIAPVFPGQYAHSRRISCDAWNKMYSDNLREGTTEYVLNSLNYGWWLDHVYDYNDADHILLNGVSEGENRARITSSIITGIVILGDDYSDSGNSEIKERSEKLLTRKELNRVARQCKSFRPVNSGNGKRAANQFVSTIADTTYLAVFNFGDGQNTAIDFERIGLIPGQNYNVRDLWRDYPSEQKKQSWTEEVPQKDVKLLKIFKIKPNDK
- a CDS encoding DUF1080 domain-containing protein; translated protein: MKILIFLLVMVSVHVHAQKNNTLSKKEKRDGWQLLFDGKTTKGWHSFNRDEVLPAWSVKNGELHFKIIREGERGWDLVTDEEFENFDFRIEWKISKGGNSGIFFGVREGKEYGWASSTGVEMQILDNIDGADRHDSKHLAGAMYDLIEASQTSKPKPVGEWNKVRILKDKGKVTFWLNDIITAQVDMNSKHWKDMVQNSKWSGADQYNGRDFATFPKGKIALQDHFDEVSFRNIKIRKL